One window from the genome of Drosophila albomicans strain 15112-1751.03 chromosome 2L, ASM965048v2, whole genome shotgun sequence encodes:
- the LOC117565725 gene encoding thyrostimulin alpha-2 subunit, with protein sequence MAIKRSARRDMTNSWTRHFDKMWSLSLLPFVLWLLCCSFLASESSMMGQEAWLRPGCHKVGNTRKISIPNCVEFTITTNACRGFCESYAVPSIPSAVSGLFRPPKPVVSVGQCCNMMKSEEIQRRVLCMEGVRNVTFKSAISCSCYHCKKD encoded by the exons ATGGCAATAAAACGCAGCGCTCGACGGGACATGACCAACAGTTGGACACGACACTTCGACAAGATGTGGTCGCTATCGCTATTGCCATTTGTGCTCTGGCTGCTCTGTTGCTCCTTCCTCGCCAGCGAGAGCAGCATGATGGGCCAGGAAGCTTGGCTACGTCCCGGCTGTCACAAAGTGGGCAACACCCGGAAGATTTCCATACCGAATTGTGTGgaatttacaattacaactaATGCTTGTCGCGGCTTCTGTGAATCGTATGCGGTGCCATCGATTCCCTCCGCTGTCTCGGGACTGTTTCGTCCACCCAAGCCGGTGGTATCAGTGGGTCAGTGCTGCAACATGATGAAGTCCGAAGAG ATTCAACGTCGTGTGCTTTGCATGGAGGGAGTGCGCAATGTGACCTTCAAGAGCGCCATTTCCTGCAGCTGCTATCACTGCAAAAAggattaa
- the LOC117565668 gene encoding thyrostimulin beta-5 subunit isoform X2, with translation MMALHGLPLFLLIIWLMQAISAQMLQDLQPLSSGPTIAPLGCHRRLYTYRVTQSDFQGRECWDNVSVWSCWGRCDSSEISDWKFPYKRSFHPVCVHAQRQPSVAILKNCHPDATDSIRKYKYMEAVNCHCHTCSTEDTSCEAPTNNVLDEEKNVKILTLTGVNSETVDY, from the exons ATGATGGCACTGCA CGGCCTGCCTTTATTCTTGCTTATAATCTGGCTTATGCAAGCCATCAGCGCCCAAATGTTGCAGGATCTGCAGCCTTTGTCCAGTGGCCCTACAATTGCGCCACTTGGTTGCCATCGTCGTCTGTACACTTATCGGGTAACTCAATCTGATTTCCAGGGCCGCGAGTGCTGGGACAATGTCAGCGTGTGGAGCTGTTGGGGTCGCTGTGACTCCAGCGAAATCTCCGACTGGAAATTCCCGTATAAGCGCTCCTTCCATCCCGTTTGTGTGCACGCACAACGTCAACCCTCTGTGGCCATTCTGAAGAACTGTCATCCGGATGCAACTGATAGCATACGCAAGTACAAATACATGGAGGCCGTCAATTGTCATTGTCACACTTGCTCCACGGAGGACACCAGCTGTGAGGCACCCACTAATAACGTCCTGGATGAGGAAAAGAACGTCAAGATCCTTACGTTAACAGGCGTCAATTCCGAAACCGTCGATTACTAA
- the LOC117565668 gene encoding kelch-like protein 10 isoform X1 yields MNRQQNGNHLHGMNEGQLELVPMELMDTDLDGSYQGDELDNSINSNPAQKLSAKSLSPIVSDHALNVLNELREANLLCDAQISVGEQSFNVHRAIMCSCSSYFRAQFTGFNSRSGAGSDESRIVHIPGISASIMNSVIQYAYLRKTNISDDNVHELLICADYVGMVGLVKQCKDYLSRTLSPENCVSIMGFARFRFLEDLYLKARNYTLRYFTDVAARNTDILDMNVKDFYSIISDDELNTREEDYVWKLCVKWIDRDPENRKQHVAHLMTGVRLGLMTPKCFMEEVKEHPYVIQCEAAKPLIVDTFKFMYDLDFLNPQAEELTTPPLAMPRLPHEVIFAIGGWSGGTSKGCIETYDTRADRWVNINAEDPAGPRAYHGTAVLGFKIFSIGGYDGVEYFNTCRVFDAVKKRWNEIAPMHCRRCYVSVAELNGMIYAIGGYDGHNRLNTVERYNPKTNQWSIIPPMNMQRSDASACTLHGRIYATGGFNGQECLDSAEFYDPMTNVWTRIPNMNHRRSGVSCVAFRDQLYVIGGFNGTSRLSTGERFDPETQSWHFIRQMNHSRSNFGLEIIDDMIFAIGGFNGVSTISHTECYVAETDEWMEATDMNIVRSALSANNVAGLPNKRDYIHKERDRLMEERRQRLMATAMAREDVGSTNRSHSLIADHNDDLDGDESANEEDVADVDGEELQLQQQVAALPLPLPLPLPLAAAASAGPAAGVAAIPSAAIAAAAAAAAAAAAAVDASSAAAAAALPAPHINRQLEDRALDNNNNNNNNRRFRVQLRNQRYGSHHEIRRRS; encoded by the exons ATGAATCGACAACAGAACGGAAATCATTTGCATGGCATGAATGAGGGTCAATTGGAGCTGGTGCCAATGGAGTTGATGGACACAGATCTGGATGGCAGCTATCAGGGAGATGAATTGGATAACAGCATTAATAGTAATCCCGCACAGAAGTTATCCGCCAAATCCCTATCACCCATTGTCAGTGATCATGCCCTCAATGTGCTGAACGAGTTACGGGAAGCGAATCTACTGTGCGATGCACAAATCTCGGTCGGGGAGCAATCCTTCAATGTGCACCGTGCCATTATGTGTTCCTGCAGCTCCTACTTTCG CGCACAGTTTACGGGGTTCAATAGCCGATCGGGAGCGGGCAGTGATGAGAGTCGGATAGTGCATATACCGGGTATCAGTGCGTCCATCATGAACTCAGTCATCCAGTATGCATACCTGCGCAAAACCAACATCAGCGACGACAACGTGCACGAGCTGCTCATCTGTGCGGATTACGTAGGCATGGTTGGATTGGTCAAGCAATGCAAGGATTACCTCAGTCGCACCCTTAGCCCAGAGAACTGTGTCAGCATCATGGGTTTTGCGCG CTTTCGCTTTCTCGAGGACTTGTATCTGAAGGCGCGCAATTATACGCTGAGATACTTTACGGATGTGGCTGCCCGCAATACGGACATACTGGACATGAATGTGAAGGACTTTTACAGCATCATTAGCGACGATGAGCTGAACACACGTGAAGAGGATTATGTGTGGAAGTTGTGCGTCAAATGGATTGACCGAGATCCAGAAAATCGCAAACAGCATGTGGCGCATCTGATGACGGGCGTGCGCCTTGGTCTGATGACTCCCAAG TGCTTCATGGAGGAGGTCAAGGAGCATCCCTATGTCATTCAATGCGAGGCAGCGAAGCCCCTGATAGTCGACACCTTTAAATTCATGTACGACCTGGACTTTCTCAACCCGCAAGCCGAAGAG CTGACCACACCACCGCTGGCGATGCCACGGCTACCGCATGAGGTCATCTTTGCCATTGGCGGCTGGAGTGGCGGCACCTCCAAGGGCTGCATCGAGACCTACGACACCCGTGCCGATCGCTGGGTCAACATCAATGCGGAGGATCCGGCGGGACCTCGTGCCTATCATGGTACTGCGGTGCTGGGCTTTAAGATCTTTTCGATTGGCGGCTACGATGGTGTCGAGTACTTCAACACCTGTCGCGTCTTCGATGCGGTCAAAAAGCGTTGGAACGAGATTGCTCCCATGCACTGTCGTCGCTGCTATGTCAGCGTCGCGGAGCTTAATGGCATGATCTATGCCATCGGTGGATACGACGGACACAATCGCCTCAATACCGTCGAGCGCTACAATCCCAAGACGAATCAATGGTCCATCATACCGCCCATGAACATGCAGCGATCGGATGCCAGCGCCTGTACGCTCCATGGTCGCATCTATGCGACGGGGGGATTCAATGGTCAGGAGTGCTTGGATAGCGCCGAGTTCTATGATCCCATGACGAATGTCTGGACACGCATACCGAATATGAATCATCGTCGCTCCGGGGTGAGTTGTGTAGCCTTCCGGGATCAGTTGTATGTGATTGGGGGCTTCAATGGCACCTCGCGCCTGTCGACGGGCGAACGCTTCGATCCGGAGACACAATCGTGGCATTTCATACGTCAAATGAATCATTCGCGCAGCAATTTTGGACTCGAGATCATCGATGACATGATCTTTGCCATTGGCGGCTTTAATGGCGTCTCCACCATCTCCCACACCGAATGCTATGTGGCCGAAACGGATGAATGGATGGAGGCCACCGACATGAATATTGTGCGCTCCGCGTTGTCGGCCAACAATGTGGCCGGGTTGCCCAACAAACGGGACTACATACACAAGGAGCGAGATCGCTTAATGGAGGAACGACGCCAGCGTTTGATGGCCACGGCAATGGCACGCGAGGATGTGGGCAGCACGAATCGATCTCATTCGCTGATCGCCGATCACAATGATGATCTGGACGGGGATGAGAGTGCCAACGAGGAGGATGTGGCCGATGTGGATGGCGAGGAGCTGCAGTTACAGCAGCAGGTGGCAGCTTtaccactgccactgccacttcCACTAccattagcagcagcagcttcagcagGCCCAGCAGCAGGAGTAGCCGCCATTCCCtctgctgcaattgcagcggctgctgcagccgccgcagcagcagcggcagctgttgATGCCTCctcggcagcagctgccgccgcctTGCCAGCCCCCCATATCAATCGCCAGCTGGAGGATCGTGCtctcgacaacaacaataacaacaataataatcgGCGCTTTCGGGTGCAGCTGCGTAATCAGCGTTATGGTTCGCATCATGAAATCCGTCGTCGCTCctaa
- the LOC117565668 gene encoding kelch-like protein 10 isoform X3 has product MNRQQNGNHLHGMNEGQLELVPMELMDTDLDGSYQGDELDNSINSNPAQKLSAKSLSPIVSDHALNVLNELREANLLCDAQISVGEQSFNVHRAIMCSCSSYFRAQFTGFNSRSGAGSDESRIVHIPGISASIMNSVIQYAYLRKTNISDDNVHELLICADYVGMVGLVKQCKDYLSRTLSPENCVSIMGFARFRFLEDLYLKARNYTLRYFTDVAARNTDILDMNVKDFYSIISDDELNTREEDYVWKLCVKWIDRDPENRKQHVAHLMTGVRLGLMTPKCFMEEVKEHPYVIQCEAAKPLIVDTFKFMYDLDFLNPQAEELTTPPLAMPRLPHEVIFAIGGWSGGTSKGCIETYDTRADRWVNINAEDPAGPRAYHGTAVLGFKIFSIGGYDGVEYFNTCRVFDAVKKRWNEIAPMHCRRCYVSVAELNGMIYAIGGYDGHNRLNTVERYNPKTNQWSIIPPMNMQRSDASACTLHGRIYATGGFNGQECLDSAEFYDPMTNVWTRIPNMNHRRSGVSCVAFRDQLYVIGGFNGTSRLSTGERFDPETQSWHFIRQMNHSRSNFGLEIIDDMIFAIGGFNGVSTISHTECYVAETDEWMEATDMNIVRSALSANNVAGLPNKRDYIHKERDRLMEERRQRLMATAMAREDVGSTNRSHSLIADHNDDLDGDESANEEDVADVDGEELQLQQQVAALPLPLPLPLPLAAAASAGPAAGVAAIPSAAIAAAAAAAAAAAAAVDPLSSGPTIAPLGCHRRLYTYRVTQSDFQGRECWDNVSVWSCWGRCDSSEISDWKFPYKRSFHPVCVHAQRQPSVAILKNCHPDATDSIRKYKYMEAVNCHCHTCSTEDTSCEAPTNNVLDEEKNVKILTLTGVNSETVDY; this is encoded by the exons ATGAATCGACAACAGAACGGAAATCATTTGCATGGCATGAATGAGGGTCAATTGGAGCTGGTGCCAATGGAGTTGATGGACACAGATCTGGATGGCAGCTATCAGGGAGATGAATTGGATAACAGCATTAATAGTAATCCCGCACAGAAGTTATCCGCCAAATCCCTATCACCCATTGTCAGTGATCATGCCCTCAATGTGCTGAACGAGTTACGGGAAGCGAATCTACTGTGCGATGCACAAATCTCGGTCGGGGAGCAATCCTTCAATGTGCACCGTGCCATTATGTGTTCCTGCAGCTCCTACTTTCG CGCACAGTTTACGGGGTTCAATAGCCGATCGGGAGCGGGCAGTGATGAGAGTCGGATAGTGCATATACCGGGTATCAGTGCGTCCATCATGAACTCAGTCATCCAGTATGCATACCTGCGCAAAACCAACATCAGCGACGACAACGTGCACGAGCTGCTCATCTGTGCGGATTACGTAGGCATGGTTGGATTGGTCAAGCAATGCAAGGATTACCTCAGTCGCACCCTTAGCCCAGAGAACTGTGTCAGCATCATGGGTTTTGCGCG CTTTCGCTTTCTCGAGGACTTGTATCTGAAGGCGCGCAATTATACGCTGAGATACTTTACGGATGTGGCTGCCCGCAATACGGACATACTGGACATGAATGTGAAGGACTTTTACAGCATCATTAGCGACGATGAGCTGAACACACGTGAAGAGGATTATGTGTGGAAGTTGTGCGTCAAATGGATTGACCGAGATCCAGAAAATCGCAAACAGCATGTGGCGCATCTGATGACGGGCGTGCGCCTTGGTCTGATGACTCCCAAG TGCTTCATGGAGGAGGTCAAGGAGCATCCCTATGTCATTCAATGCGAGGCAGCGAAGCCCCTGATAGTCGACACCTTTAAATTCATGTACGACCTGGACTTTCTCAACCCGCAAGCCGAAGAG CTGACCACACCACCGCTGGCGATGCCACGGCTACCGCATGAGGTCATCTTTGCCATTGGCGGCTGGAGTGGCGGCACCTCCAAGGGCTGCATCGAGACCTACGACACCCGTGCCGATCGCTGGGTCAACATCAATGCGGAGGATCCGGCGGGACCTCGTGCCTATCATGGTACTGCGGTGCTGGGCTTTAAGATCTTTTCGATTGGCGGCTACGATGGTGTCGAGTACTTCAACACCTGTCGCGTCTTCGATGCGGTCAAAAAGCGTTGGAACGAGATTGCTCCCATGCACTGTCGTCGCTGCTATGTCAGCGTCGCGGAGCTTAATGGCATGATCTATGCCATCGGTGGATACGACGGACACAATCGCCTCAATACCGTCGAGCGCTACAATCCCAAGACGAATCAATGGTCCATCATACCGCCCATGAACATGCAGCGATCGGATGCCAGCGCCTGTACGCTCCATGGTCGCATCTATGCGACGGGGGGATTCAATGGTCAGGAGTGCTTGGATAGCGCCGAGTTCTATGATCCCATGACGAATGTCTGGACACGCATACCGAATATGAATCATCGTCGCTCCGGGGTGAGTTGTGTAGCCTTCCGGGATCAGTTGTATGTGATTGGGGGCTTCAATGGCACCTCGCGCCTGTCGACGGGCGAACGCTTCGATCCGGAGACACAATCGTGGCATTTCATACGTCAAATGAATCATTCGCGCAGCAATTTTGGACTCGAGATCATCGATGACATGATCTTTGCCATTGGCGGCTTTAATGGCGTCTCCACCATCTCCCACACCGAATGCTATGTGGCCGAAACGGATGAATGGATGGAGGCCACCGACATGAATATTGTGCGCTCCGCGTTGTCGGCCAACAATGTGGCCGGGTTGCCCAACAAACGGGACTACATACACAAGGAGCGAGATCGCTTAATGGAGGAACGACGCCAGCGTTTGATGGCCACGGCAATGGCACGCGAGGATGTGGGCAGCACGAATCGATCTCATTCGCTGATCGCCGATCACAATGATGATCTGGACGGGGATGAGAGTGCCAACGAGGAGGATGTGGCCGATGTGGATGGCGAGGAGCTGCAGTTACAGCAGCAGGTGGCAGCTTtaccactgccactgccacttcCACTAccattagcagcagcagcttcagcagGCCCAGCAGCAGGAGTAGCCGCCATTCCCtctgctgcaattgcagcggctgctgcagccgccgcagcagcagcggcagctgttgAT CCTTTGTCCAGTGGCCCTACAATTGCGCCACTTGGTTGCCATCGTCGTCTGTACACTTATCGGGTAACTCAATCTGATTTCCAGGGCCGCGAGTGCTGGGACAATGTCAGCGTGTGGAGCTGTTGGGGTCGCTGTGACTCCAGCGAAATCTCCGACTGGAAATTCCCGTATAAGCGCTCCTTCCATCCCGTTTGTGTGCACGCACAACGTCAACCCTCTGTGGCCATTCTGAAGAACTGTCATCCGGATGCAACTGATAGCATACGCAAGTACAAATACATGGAGGCCGTCAATTGTCATTGTCACACTTGCTCCACGGAGGACACCAGCTGTGAGGCACCCACTAATAACGTCCTGGATGAGGAAAAGAACGTCAAGATCCTTACGTTAACAGGCGTCAATTCCGAAACCGTCGATTACTAA
- the LOC117565673 gene encoding carnitine O-acetyltransferase-like yields the protein MSFPKQDFRNVIDFTHFTAQAIYGMCEFKYLLEHDLIPVHKMDEYDLDNSQFHNVFGTVRKPQKSCDTLEQCNSDYVIVIHQNNFHKLPVYTADERILNINELRNRLLGIVHGNQAMGPEIGLLTHDTRDNWADAYGALCSQEHNANVVQCIEEALFTVSLDEMVQLPSKGQERTLVAKQLLHGGGLNSNSANRWMDKTMQLIVNPNGMAGICMEHAPADPQPVVSIMNYVQSNITNPEYGNDDDIIGLVEQPHQLHFTELDQGIDLWLGAARSSINKISNRLEMEVFKFPCYGKCLIKSQGLSPDSFIQMALQLAFYRLHNELPAQYESAHLRIFKYGRTEAIRSTSMKSLAFVTAMTSKNASLKQRLMALGAAVDGHQTQTKLAMRGHAVDRHLFGLMQMARENAMPLPEFFCSLGYLKSTQFRVLSAQIATSHDGFMAFGPHTSEGYGCCYNPRENDIILAISSWNLKPQISALNYAKAIELALADMGQLILEAGGYCAAKAATDCKKEVKE from the exons ATGTCTTTTCCCAAGCAGGATTTTCGCAATGTCATCGATTTTACGCACTTTACGGCTCAAGCTATCTATGGAATGTgcgaatttaaatatttactggAGCATGATCTTATCCCGGTGCACAAGATGGATGAATACGATCTGGACAACAGTCAGTTTCACAATGTGTTTGGCACGGTGCGAAAGCCACAAAAGTCCTGTGATACGCTTGAGCAATGCAACTCCGACTATGTGATTGTGATACACCAAAATAAT TTCCATAAGTTGCCCGTTTACACGGCTGATgaacgtatacttaatatcaACGAACTGCGCAATCGGCTGCTTGGCATTGTGCACGGCAATCAAGCGATGGGGCCAGAGATAGGCTTGCTCACCCACGACACGCGCGACAACTGGGCAGATGCATATGGAGCACTGTGCAGCCAAGAGCACAATGCCAATGTGGTGCAGTGCATCGAGGAGGCGCTCTTCACGGTCTCGCTGGATGAGATGGTGCAGCTGCCTTCCAAGGGACAGGAGCGTACATTAGTCGCTAAGCAGTTGCTGCATGGCGGGGGCcttaacagcaacagcgccaATCGTTGGATGGACAAGACGATGCAACTGATTGTGAATCCCAATGGTATGGCCGGCATCTGCATGGAGCATGCACCGGCTGATCCGCAGCCAGTGGTGAGCATCATGAACTACGTGCAGAGCAATAT CACTAATCCAGAGTACGGCAATGATGACGACATCATTGGATTAGTCGAGCAACCTCATCAACTGCACTTTACGGAGCTGGATCAAGGCATTGATCTCTGGCTGGGTGCGGCAAGAAGCAGCATCAATAAGATCAGCAATCGTCTGGAGATGGAGGTCTTCAAGTTTCCCTGCTACGGCAAGTGTCTGATTAAATCGCAGGGATTATCCCCGGACAGCTTTATCCAGATGGCACTGCAACTAGCTTTCTATCGCCTGCATAATGAGCTGCCGGCACAATACGAGTCCGCGCACTTGCGCATCTTTAAGTACGGACGCACTGAAGCCATTCGCTCCACTTCCATGAAATCTCTGGCTTTTGTCACGGCCATGACATCGAAGAACGCCTCGCTGAAGCAACGTTTGATGGCATTAGGAGCTGCTGTCGATGGCCATCAGACGCAAACCAAGTTGGCAATGCGAGGACACGCCGTGGATCGCCATCTCTTCGGCTTAATGCAGATGGCAAGGGAAAATGCTATGCCGTTGCCCGAATTCTTTTGCTCCCTCGGCTATTTGAAGTCAACACAATTCCGTGTGCTCAGCGCACAGATTGCGACGTCGCACGATGGCTTTATGGCCTTTGGACCGCACACCTCGGAGGGTTATGGTTGCTGTTACAATCCTCGCGAGAACGACATCATTTTGGCTATCTCTTCGTGGAACCTCAAGCCGCAGATTAGCGCCTTGAACTACGCCAAAGCCATCGAGTTGGCACTGGCCGACATGGGACAATTGATATTGGAAGCTGGCGGATATTGTGCTGCAAAGGCGGCAACTGATTGCAAGAAGGAAGTCAAGGAATGA